In Halovivax gelatinilyticus, the following are encoded in one genomic region:
- the rtcA gene encoding RNA 3'-terminal phosphate cyclase codes for MLELDGEAAGGQFLRSALSVAAVENRPVRIENVRGDRSPSGLRPQHLAAVEALATICDADVEGAERDSETVTFDPTREESAGISGGEYAIDIETAGSVTLVLGAILPLATRLAEPIRLSITGGTDAKWSPPLAYLQRVKLPLLRRFGLQATVDVDRRGFYPAGGGRVTLTMAPSTIAPIRLTERGPLRGIRCYSAESASLADRDVAARQLDGFENRLESASALDHLPSSGTNAEDLADRMLAERTVTTAVTDSPGSAIVSRLDFEHATCGTSALGERGTPAERVGERAAQAAISVLESSAPVDDHLADQLLIWLALAGGRVRIPRVTDHVESSLSLLSAVGYAIDGPSASDERSTGRHSRDEWTSDKPTGDETVVVSAPGTR; via the coding sequence ATGCTCGAACTCGATGGCGAGGCGGCCGGCGGGCAATTTCTCCGATCGGCGCTCTCGGTCGCCGCGGTCGAGAACCGGCCGGTCAGAATCGAGAACGTCCGCGGCGATCGGTCGCCGTCGGGGCTCAGACCACAGCACCTTGCCGCGGTCGAGGCGCTCGCGACGATCTGCGACGCCGACGTCGAGGGCGCAGAACGCGACAGCGAGACGGTGACGTTCGATCCGACGCGCGAGGAGTCGGCCGGAATTTCCGGCGGGGAGTACGCGATCGACATCGAGACGGCCGGCAGCGTCACGCTCGTACTCGGCGCCATCCTCCCGCTTGCGACGCGACTCGCGGAGCCGATTCGACTCTCGATCACCGGCGGGACCGACGCCAAGTGGTCGCCGCCGCTCGCCTACCTCCAACGCGTCAAACTTCCGTTGTTGCGTCGGTTCGGATTGCAGGCGACCGTCGACGTGGATCGTCGGGGATTCTATCCCGCCGGCGGCGGCCGCGTGACGCTCACGATGGCTCCGTCGACGATCGCGCCGATTCGACTCACCGAACGGGGACCGCTCAGAGGAATTCGATGTTACTCGGCCGAATCGGCGTCGCTGGCCGACCGCGACGTCGCCGCGCGGCAACTCGACGGATTCGAAAACCGGCTCGAATCGGCGAGTGCACTCGATCACCTCCCGAGTTCGGGGACGAACGCTGAGGACCTCGCCGATCGGATGCTCGCAGAGCGAACCGTCACGACCGCGGTCACCGACAGCCCGGGATCGGCGATCGTCAGTCGGCTCGACTTCGAGCACGCCACCTGCGGAACCAGCGCGCTCGGCGAGCGCGGGACGCCCGCCGAACGGGTCGGCGAACGAGCGGCGCAGGCGGCGATTTCCGTCCTCGAATCGAGCGCACCGGTCGACGATCACCTCGCCGATCAGCTGCTGATCTGGCTCGCGCTTGCCGGCGGGCGCGTTCGCATTCCTCGCGTCACCGACCACGTCGAGTCGAGTCTCTCGCTCCTGTCGGCGGTCGGCTACGCGATCGACG
- a CDS encoding NAD(P)/FAD-dependent oxidoreductase: MTASDDLPAETDVVVVGGGVMGTATAFFLSRAGEDVVLFERDRLAAGSTGDSSAILRHHYGDEAIYTDLARWSHEFYRRFEAETGAPIAHAESPLVRFADEGTPGGAYAMAGYEVLSDRDLPVSRYDGAQLRERYPMYDGAAAYDFAVSDDAAAYSDGSDVAQGFARGATDRGASVHTGVAVESIETDAGRVTGVRTDAGTVACESVVVAAGPWTPELAETVGVDVPIEPVREQILLLDPPADYAERYPDLTPTTSLPGGQWYVRPDVGGGVLVATHRHDEPTDPDEYDDSPDEETVLELVETLAEHVPGLADAGIKGSYCGVYSTTPDHDFVIDAAGPAGCFWCCGFSGHGFKHGPAVGKLTAGMVCGEDPTFDGVEIDRSYFSLDRFDDTPDGNGRPDDYI, encoded by the coding sequence GTGACGGCGAGTGACGACCTGCCGGCGGAGACTGACGTAGTCGTCGTCGGCGGCGGCGTGATGGGGACCGCGACGGCGTTCTTCCTCTCGCGAGCGGGCGAGGACGTCGTCCTCTTCGAACGCGACCGTCTCGCGGCCGGCTCGACGGGCGACTCCTCGGCCATCCTGCGCCACCACTACGGGGACGAGGCGATCTACACCGACCTGGCTCGCTGGAGCCACGAATTCTACCGACGGTTCGAGGCGGAGACCGGCGCGCCGATCGCGCACGCAGAGTCGCCGCTCGTGCGCTTCGCCGACGAGGGGACGCCCGGCGGTGCGTACGCGATGGCCGGTTACGAGGTTCTGTCCGACCGCGATCTGCCGGTCTCTCGCTACGACGGTGCGCAACTGCGAGAGCGATACCCGATGTACGACGGGGCGGCCGCGTACGACTTCGCCGTCAGCGACGACGCGGCCGCCTACTCCGACGGCTCGGACGTCGCCCAGGGGTTCGCCCGCGGGGCGACGGACAGGGGAGCGAGCGTCCACACCGGCGTCGCCGTCGAGTCGATCGAGACCGACGCCGGTCGGGTGACCGGCGTTCGGACGGACGCCGGAACCGTCGCGTGCGAGTCGGTCGTCGTGGCGGCCGGCCCGTGGACGCCCGAGCTGGCCGAGACGGTCGGCGTCGACGTTCCGATCGAGCCGGTGCGCGAGCAGATTCTGCTGCTCGATCCACCCGCCGACTACGCCGAGCGGTATCCCGATCTGACGCCGACGACCAGCCTGCCCGGCGGGCAGTGGTACGTGCGGCCGGACGTCGGCGGTGGCGTCCTCGTCGCGACCCACCGCCACGACGAACCCACCGACCCTGACGAGTACGACGATTCACCGGACGAGGAGACCGTCCTCGAACTCGTCGAGACGCTCGCCGAGCACGTGCCGGGTCTCGCCGACGCGGGTATCAAGGGCTCGTACTGCGGCGTCTACTCGACGACGCCCGATCACGACTTCGTGATCGACGCCGCCGGGCCGGCGGGCTGTTTCTGGTGCTGTGGCTTCTCTGGTCACGGCTTCAAACACGGCCCGGCCGTCGGGAAACTGACCGCTGGAATGGTCTGCGGCGAGGACCCGACGTTCGACGGCGTCGAGATCGACCGTTCGTACTTCTCGCTGGATCGGTTCGACGATACTCCGGACGGTAACGGTCGGCCCGACGATTACATCTGA